The genomic DNA CGGCCACCACGCCGGCGATCATCAGGGATGCAAATACATAGCGACTCATGACGAAGAATCTCCGGGACACTATGTTGCGTCCCGAAAGAGATTAATACGGCTCTATGCCGTCGTGAATATGGCTTTGTCCGTTCCGGGGGACAAGTCGGTGGCCGAGCACTGGTCCAGCACCGGCCGGCCGCGGATCCGGAGGCGCGCGGCGGGCCGAGCTCGAGACGCGGCGACCGGTTCGAGGGTCGCCGGTGCGGATCACCAGCCGCCGTAGGACCGGCGCGGACCGTCGTAGCCACCGTAGCCGCGGTCGTAGCCGCCGTAGCCGGGCCGGCCACCGTAGGGTCCGCGCGGGCCGCCCCAGCCCCAGCCGCGATCGTTGGGCCGGCAATGGCCCCAGGGATTGGGGTGGAAGCCCGGACCGCAGCCGCCGGCCACGCGCTCGATCACCGCGCCGGCCTCGGGCGGGCCGTAGCCGAACGGCGCCGCGTTCGCCGCCGTGGCGGTCGCGAGGCCCGCCGCGGCCATCGCGACGAGGCCGAGCATCTTGGAGCGCATCATGACAC from Methylobacterium radiotolerans JCM 2831 includes the following:
- a CDS encoding GCG_CRPN prefix-to-repeats domain-containing protein gives rise to the protein MMRSKMLGLVAMAAAGLATATAANAAPFGYGPPEAGAVIERVAGGCGPGFHPNPWGHCRPNDRGWGWGGPRGPYGGRPGYGGYDRGYGGYDGPRRSYGGW